In Corynebacterium frankenforstense DSM 45800, the DNA window GTCCGGCCGAGGAGTCGGTGACGATGCGCACGCTCACCGGGCGCTCCCCTCCCCCATGTCGGCGTTGCCCTCGACCGCGCCGGTGGAGCCCAGGTTCCAGCCGTCGAGGTACCACTGGGCGTCCCCGACGGTCTCCGGGGTGAAGGCGGCGCCGGCGGCGGGCGCCTCCGGGCGGTAGCGCGGACGGGCGGTCAGCTGCACCCAGCAGCCGTTGCCCAGGCCCGAGAGCAGCGGGTACTGGTCCACCGCGAAGCCCAGCAGGTCGGAGGTCAGCGCGGAGATCGCGCCGCCGTGGGCGACGACGAGCAACGCGGCGTCCTCCCACTCCGGCCAGGCGGCCATCTCCTCGTCGATGACGGGGCGGGCGCGGCGGGCGACGTCGAGGCGGGACTCGCCGCCGGGCGGGGCCCAGGAGGCGTCGTGGCGCCAGTGGGCGCGCGCACCCGGCAGCTCGGCGTCGACCTCGGCGCCGGTGCGGCCCTGCCACTCGCCCAGGTGGGTCTCGCGCAGGCGGGCGTCGCGGCGCACCTCGAGGCCGAGGACCTCGCCGATCGCCTCGGCGGTGGTGGCCGCGCGCTCCAGGTCGGAGGAGAGGATCCTCCTGATGCCCGCGCCGCGGAGCAGCCCGGCGGCCCGGCGCGCCTGTGCGCGGCCGGTCTCGGAGAGCTCGGTGTCGATGTGGCCCTGCATCCGCCGGGTCGCGTTGTAGGTGGTCTGCCCGTGGCGGACCATGATCAGTCGCCTGCCCA includes these proteins:
- a CDS encoding histidine phosphatase family protein yields the protein MGRRLIMVRHGQTTYNATRRMQGHIDTELSETGRAQARRAAGLLRGAGIRRILSSDLERAATTAEAIGEVLGLEVRRDARLRETHLGEWQGRTGAEVDAELPGARAHWRHDASWAPPGGESRLDVARRARPVIDEEMAAWPEWEDAALLVVAHGGAISALTSDLLGFAVDQYPLLSGLGNGCWVQLTARPRYRPEAPAAGAAFTPETVGDAQWYLDGWNLGSTGAVEGNADMGEGSAR